One window from the genome of Phycisphaerales bacterium encodes:
- a CDS encoding ribulose-phosphate 3-epimerase, with product MPTHARSSSAVANPITQPPQLPLIAPSILAADYARLGEECRSALDAGGDMLHYDVMDGHLVPNLALGVDMLASLKADLPDAFFDVHLMIERPDLFAEPFAKAGAGHLTFHVEALAGSVARDLFEKVRSLGMSVGIAIDGPTPVEKADDLLPHCDLVLIMAIRAGFAGQAFDPAALDKIRHVRRLAPDVRIEVDGGAGPMQAPGLLESGADVLAAASAVFRVSPEDRASVISQMRGESGKQ from the coding sequence ATGCCCACCCACGCCCGGTCCTCCAGCGCCGTCGCCAATCCCATCACCCAGCCCCCGCAACTGCCGCTCATCGCGCCCTCGATCCTCGCTGCCGACTACGCCCGACTGGGAGAAGAGTGCCGCAGCGCCCTCGACGCCGGCGGCGACATGCTCCACTACGACGTCATGGACGGCCACCTCGTGCCCAACCTGGCCCTGGGCGTCGACATGCTCGCCTCGCTCAAGGCCGACCTGCCCGACGCGTTCTTCGACGTCCACCTCATGATCGAGCGCCCCGACCTCTTCGCCGAGCCCTTCGCCAAGGCAGGCGCGGGCCACCTGACGTTCCACGTCGAGGCGCTCGCGGGCAGCGTCGCCCGAGACCTGTTCGAGAAGGTCCGCTCGCTGGGCATGTCCGTCGGCATCGCCATCGACGGCCCGACGCCCGTCGAGAAGGCCGACGACCTGCTGCCGCACTGCGACCTCGTGCTCATCATGGCCATCCGGGCCGGGTTCGCGGGCCAGGCCTTCGATCCGGCCGCGCTGGACAAGATCCGCCACGTCCGTCGCCTCGCCCCGGACGTGCGCATCGAGGTCGACGGCGGCGCGGGGCCCATGCAGGCCCCGGGACTGCTCGAATCCGGAGCCGACGTGCTTGCGGCGGCCTCGGCGGTATTCAGGGTTTCCCCGGAAGATCGAGCATCGGTGATCTCCCAGATGCGTGGCGAATCGGGCAAGCAGTAG
- a CDS encoding UTP--glucose-1-phosphate uridylyltransferase produces the protein MTTSPPAHTTLEDVAPAVEAAGQGHLLAYVDELDDAAKAAFARQLAAVDWDALPGVIERYRHAGAAESFGSMEPPVVCGVDGAAGDRAIDGEAARAAGLEMIRAGKIAALTVAGGQGTRLGFDGPKGTLPIGPASGRTLFEVFAAQIRSAGAWAGRPIPWLIMTSPQNHGQTLAFFEARDWLGLDRGQLRFFEQGVMPSFCPRTGRLLLARKGTLATNPDGHGGVVRALTRSGELDRLEREGVEQLSYFQVDNPLVTPVDPVFLGAHAGAGGAPSSGEFSSKMVAKADASEKVGVFAVCDGKTRVVEYSDLPEELAGATDASGKLRFEAGSVAIHAASVAFLRAVEDAGEAALPFHRAFKKVPHVDADTGSFVEPGEPNAVKLERFVFDAIPVARQSMVMRVERAHEFAPTKNPTGVDSVESARHLQSARAEAWLRARGHDVPAGCTLELSGAAAWAEAAGLDYAPTAEPEPSRAAVL, from the coding sequence ATGACCACCTCACCGCCCGCTCACACCACGCTCGAAGACGTCGCCCCGGCCGTTGAGGCGGCCGGCCAGGGGCACCTGCTGGCGTACGTGGACGAACTCGATGATGCGGCGAAGGCGGCGTTTGCGCGCCAGCTCGCGGCGGTCGACTGGGACGCGCTGCCGGGCGTGATCGAGCGGTACCGGCATGCCGGCGCTGCCGAGTCGTTCGGCAGCATGGAGCCGCCGGTGGTGTGCGGCGTGGATGGCGCCGCGGGCGATCGGGCGATCGACGGTGAGGCAGCACGGGCGGCGGGGCTCGAGATGATCAGGGCCGGCAAGATCGCGGCGCTCACGGTCGCCGGCGGCCAGGGCACGCGGCTTGGCTTCGACGGGCCCAAGGGCACGCTGCCCATCGGGCCGGCGAGCGGGCGGACGCTGTTCGAGGTGTTCGCCGCTCAGATCCGGTCGGCGGGCGCCTGGGCGGGGCGGCCGATCCCGTGGCTGATCATGACCAGCCCGCAAAACCACGGGCAGACGCTGGCGTTCTTCGAGGCGCGGGACTGGCTGGGGCTCGATCGCGGGCAGCTCCGCTTCTTCGAGCAGGGGGTGATGCCGAGCTTCTGCCCCAGGACCGGGCGGCTGCTGCTGGCGAGAAAGGGCACGCTGGCGACGAATCCCGATGGGCACGGGGGCGTCGTGCGGGCGCTCACGCGCTCGGGCGAGCTGGATCGGCTGGAGCGCGAGGGCGTGGAGCAGCTCAGCTACTTTCAGGTCGACAACCCGCTGGTGACGCCGGTGGATCCGGTGTTCCTCGGCGCGCATGCGGGCGCGGGCGGTGCGCCGAGCTCGGGCGAGTTCTCGAGCAAGATGGTGGCCAAGGCGGACGCCTCGGAGAAGGTCGGCGTGTTCGCGGTGTGCGACGGAAAGACGCGGGTGGTCGAGTATTCGGATCTTCCTGAGGAGCTAGCGGGCGCGACCGATGCATCCGGGAAGCTGCGGTTCGAGGCGGGATCGGTTGCGATCCATGCGGCGTCGGTCGCGTTCCTGCGGGCCGTGGAAGACGCGGGCGAGGCGGCGCTGCCGTTCCACCGGGCGTTCAAGAAGGTGCCGCACGTGGATGCGGATACGGGCTCGTTCGTCGAGCCGGGCGAGCCCAACGCGGTGAAGCTCGAGCGGTTCGTGTTCGACGCGATCCCGGTCGCGCGGCAGTCGATGGTGATGCGGGTCGAGCGCGCGCACGAGTTCGCGCCCACGAAGAACCCCACGGGCGTCGACAGCGTGGAGAGTGCGCGGCACTTGCAGAGCGCACGGGCCGAGGCGTGGCTGCGGGCGCGCGGGCACGATGTGCCGGCGGGCTGCACGCTCGAGCTCTCGGGGGCGGCGGCGTGGGCCGAGGCGGCGGGGCTCGACTACGCCCCCACCGCCGAGCCCGAGCCGAGCCGGGCCGCGGTGCTCTGA
- a CDS encoding alpha/beta fold hydrolase: MLKLARALEERTRFETLAGGVPALIAHPDWEARAPLVLWMHGRTSRKEIDSGRYLRLIRAGIAVCAIDLPGHGDRSEARLQDAEGTVEMLAAALPEVDRVLESLLGGPHGAMFDGGRLGIGGISAGGMVTLRRLCEPHGFACAAVEATTGWLEGLYFPEGGGEGRWPVDHAREAVEAVDPMAHLDGFEPLPLLALHSQADELVPFSVQDRFIGRLRDHYEAKGADPELVELTTWAETGAPQEHLGFGRFSNEAKNLQVEFFQKRLLGSAS; this comes from the coding sequence ATGCTGAAGCTGGCCCGTGCGCTCGAGGAGCGGACGCGGTTCGAGACGCTTGCGGGCGGCGTGCCGGCGCTGATCGCTCACCCGGATTGGGAGGCCCGCGCCCCGCTGGTGCTGTGGATGCACGGGCGGACGAGCCGCAAGGAGATCGACTCGGGTCGCTACCTGCGGCTGATCCGGGCGGGCATCGCCGTGTGTGCGATCGACCTGCCGGGGCACGGCGATCGGAGCGAGGCGCGGCTGCAGGACGCCGAGGGAACGGTCGAGATGCTCGCGGCGGCGCTGCCGGAGGTCGACCGGGTGCTCGAGTCGCTGCTGGGTGGACCGCACGGGGCGATGTTCGATGGCGGAAGACTCGGCATCGGCGGCATCTCGGCGGGCGGCATGGTGACGCTACGTCGGCTGTGCGAGCCGCACGGCTTCGCGTGCGCCGCGGTCGAGGCGACGACGGGGTGGCTCGAGGGGCTGTACTTCCCCGAGGGCGGCGGCGAGGGCCGCTGGCCCGTGGACCATGCGCGCGAGGCGGTCGAGGCCGTCGACCCGATGGCGCACCTGGACGGATTCGAGCCGCTGCCGCTTCTTGCGCTGCACAGCCAAGCGGATGAATTGGTGCCGTTCTCGGTACAGGATCGATTCATCGGGCGGTTGCGCGATCATTACGAGGCGAAGGGCGCCGATCCCGAGCTCGTGGAGTTGACCACCTGGGCCGAAACGGGCGCGCCGCAGGAGCACCTGGGCTTCGGGCGATTCTCGAATGAAGCGAAGAACCTGCAGGTCGAGTTCTTTCAGAAACGCCTGCTGGGCAGCGCATCGTGA
- a CDS encoding MFS transporter yields MKLNPFHGLPNRKEVWAWGMFDFANQSFTLLIITLLFSVYVTRVVVPQPVLDGAVAEQVERILSNELEKEAAPAEVQDAYDRVQEAEASGKLAWSLMQGTSLLIVVLVSPFVGAWGDIRGRRKLVLMSTGVACGVLTCMLGFVGPGMVILAAALYIPANICYQVGENFLASFLPSVSTRRTIGRVSAIGWTMGYVGALSLLAIVLGMMLAFGLQDPGRWRVFFVFAGVWFLLGIIAPGVILKKDCRPAIEAVDPLREAVRRVRKSLAGAGQFGELRRFLIAFLVYGFGVQTFIAFAAIIARDFNFTDELLVVFTAQLTITAGIAAVVTSTFQDRVGAKVTVLFYLGVWVVSCLAMVAMSIVWPHGGPQWPVWVVGNGLGFGLGGIGTASRSMVGRLTPEHRTAEFFGLWGMVYKFAGAVGVLGFGIVARFAGETASLLLLAGFFAGGLLLTLRVHETRGVRQARKAERSFALESGVSPRASERPNSQD; encoded by the coding sequence GTGAAGCTCAACCCGTTCCATGGCCTGCCCAACCGCAAGGAGGTGTGGGCGTGGGGCATGTTCGACTTTGCCAATCAGAGCTTCACGCTGCTGATCATCACCCTGTTGTTCAGCGTGTACGTGACGCGGGTGGTCGTGCCGCAGCCGGTGCTCGATGGGGCGGTGGCCGAGCAGGTCGAGCGGATCCTGAGTAATGAGCTCGAGAAGGAAGCCGCGCCGGCCGAGGTTCAAGATGCCTACGACCGCGTGCAGGAGGCCGAGGCGAGCGGGAAGCTCGCCTGGTCGCTGATGCAGGGAACGTCGCTGCTGATCGTGGTGCTCGTCAGCCCGTTCGTTGGAGCGTGGGGCGATATCCGCGGCCGGCGCAAGCTCGTCTTGATGAGTACGGGTGTGGCGTGCGGCGTGCTGACGTGCATGCTGGGGTTCGTGGGGCCGGGCATGGTCATCCTGGCGGCGGCGCTCTACATACCCGCAAACATCTGCTACCAGGTGGGCGAGAACTTCCTGGCGTCGTTCCTGCCGAGCGTTTCGACGCGGCGGACGATCGGGCGTGTGAGCGCGATTGGCTGGACGATGGGCTACGTGGGCGCCCTGTCGCTGCTGGCGATCGTGCTGGGCATGATGCTGGCATTCGGGCTGCAGGACCCCGGTCGCTGGCGTGTGTTCTTCGTGTTCGCGGGGGTGTGGTTCCTGCTGGGCATCATCGCGCCGGGGGTGATCCTGAAGAAGGACTGTCGGCCGGCGATCGAGGCGGTTGACCCGTTGCGAGAGGCCGTGCGGCGGGTGCGCAAGTCGCTGGCCGGCGCCGGTCAGTTCGGCGAGCTCCGGCGGTTCCTGATTGCCTTCCTGGTATACGGGTTCGGGGTGCAGACGTTCATCGCCTTCGCGGCGATCATCGCGCGGGACTTTAACTTCACCGACGAGCTGCTGGTCGTGTTTACGGCTCAGTTGACCATCACGGCGGGCATCGCGGCGGTGGTGACCAGCACGTTCCAGGATCGTGTTGGTGCGAAGGTGACGGTGCTGTTCTACCTGGGCGTGTGGGTGGTGAGCTGCCTGGCGATGGTGGCGATGAGCATCGTCTGGCCGCACGGCGGGCCACAATGGCCGGTGTGGGTCGTGGGCAACGGGCTTGGCTTCGGGCTGGGGGGCATCGGGACGGCGTCGAGGTCGATGGTCGGCCGGCTGACGCCCGAGCACCGGACGGCCGAGTTCTTCGGGCTCTGGGGCATGGTGTACAAGTTTGCTGGCGCGGTGGGCGTGCTCGGGTTCGGCATCGTGGCCCGATTTGCTGGCGAGACCGCGTCGTTGCTGCTGCTGGCGGGCTTCTTCGCGGGCGGCTTGCTGCTGACGCTCCGCGTGCACGAGACGCGGGGCGTGCGGCAGGCTCGGAAGGCCGAGCGGAGCTTTGCGCTCGAATCCGGCGTCTCGCCCAGGGCGAGCGAGCGGCCGAATTCACAGGACTGA
- a CDS encoding amidohydrolase family protein: MNTSLRSAVRRVLAVGLMLVGGAALAQPTQQTTSDSPLADRPNGPRHAEPARFALVGGTVHARAGEAPFEGTVYIEHGRITLVDRQGGEPPAGFAIIDASGLHLYPAFVEAYYEVDAPSPGEPGSPGVHWSSLVTPQRSALDAAWIDSGARSSLRKLGFGAVGIAPGSGILRGSNAVISLGEPSDDASGYRPLVLSDSVGQVVAFESSGWGSRAYPTSQMGSIALVRQTLLDAQWQASQDDVAKNALTPLEDGEVALWFDVPGELEALRGVSMAREFNRPAVIVGSGSEYQRLDAFARAAEDGALAMIVPLRFPKAPRVKAIADTEAIDLNTLMEWEQAPTNARRLQDAGFDIVLTSSKIPSGIGGRGGFHKLLRQAIEMGLSEDDALAALTTRPADLLGVSSEVGQIAPDMLGNVIVATGPIFEKDTTILDVWVEGRRHQINLPKLETLEGTWELTLAGRFRLDLAVDDKGKGTITDPVAEVAEGEDQPSTKAVLDRTADTLTVLFDHEPFGMPGVFTLTGTVVGDEMVGAGARPDGVAFEFTGSRAASEDEDETADEEAMDEEDADLPPQDLGGYPFGAYSVAAIPEQGSVLITNATIWTVSDRGIIDRGWIAINDGKVAAIGQGDAPSRRDAIVIDARGKHVTPGLIDAHSHTGTWTAGTNESGQAVTAEVRMGDTTDPNPVNWYRQLAGGVTTVNTLHGSANPIGGQNVIQKVRWGSVHPTDMHFEGAKPGIKFALGENVKQSNWGSTFTGRYPQTRMGVETLIRDRFVAAREYAANGMKTESGRTDTELEALAEILAGERLIHCHSYRQDEILMLCRVAEEFGFKIGTFQHGLECYKVAEAVREHSIGASLFSDWWAYKVEVQDAIPYAGPILHEAGVNVSFNSDSDELARRMNVEAAKAVKYGGLSPEEAIRFVTINPAIQLAIDDRVGSLEAGKDADLVIWSGDPLSTMSRAERVYVDGREYFSLEQDKAHRDRIASERERLIQKLMREQAKLPEQEDEPEPENGTDEAEDDEDPGRRGVYAWFYGHDGRGGAGASLCGACGVIPAEYFEMMEREAR, from the coding sequence ATGAACACATCCCTGCGATCTGCCGTCCGGCGCGTGCTGGCTGTCGGCCTGATGCTCGTGGGCGGCGCGGCCTTGGCCCAGCCCACCCAGCAAACGACGAGCGATTCTCCCCTAGCCGACCGACCGAACGGACCGCGGCACGCCGAGCCTGCGCGGTTCGCGCTGGTGGGCGGCACGGTGCACGCGAGGGCGGGCGAGGCGCCGTTCGAGGGCACCGTGTACATCGAGCACGGGCGGATCACGCTGGTCGATCGGCAGGGCGGCGAGCCGCCGGCGGGGTTCGCGATCATCGACGCGAGCGGGCTGCACTTGTACCCGGCGTTCGTCGAGGCGTATTACGAGGTCGACGCACCGTCGCCGGGCGAACCGGGATCTCCGGGCGTGCACTGGAGCAGCCTGGTCACGCCGCAGCGCTCTGCGCTCGACGCGGCGTGGATCGATTCGGGCGCTCGCTCGAGCCTTCGTAAGCTGGGCTTCGGCGCCGTCGGCATCGCGCCGGGCAGCGGCATCCTTCGTGGCTCGAACGCCGTGATCTCGCTTGGCGAGCCGTCCGACGACGCGAGCGGGTACCGGCCGTTGGTGCTCAGCGACTCGGTCGGGCAGGTGGTTGCATTCGAGAGCAGCGGCTGGGGCAGCCGCGCGTATCCGACGAGCCAGATGGGCTCGATTGCGCTCGTGCGGCAGACCTTGCTTGACGCGCAATGGCAGGCCTCGCAGGACGACGTAGCGAAGAACGCGCTGACGCCGCTCGAGGACGGCGAGGTGGCGCTGTGGTTCGACGTGCCGGGCGAGCTCGAGGCGCTGCGCGGCGTTTCGATGGCGCGGGAGTTCAATCGACCGGCGGTGATCGTCGGCAGCGGCAGCGAGTATCAGCGGCTCGACGCCTTTGCGCGGGCGGCCGAGGACGGCGCGCTCGCGATGATCGTTCCGTTGCGGTTCCCCAAGGCGCCGAGGGTGAAGGCGATCGCCGACACCGAGGCGATCGATCTCAACACGCTCATGGAGTGGGAGCAGGCGCCCACGAACGCCCGGCGGTTGCAGGACGCGGGCTTCGACATCGTGCTGACCAGCAGCAAGATCCCCAGCGGCATCGGCGGGCGGGGCGGCTTCCACAAGCTGCTGCGGCAAGCCATCGAGATGGGTTTGAGCGAGGACGACGCGCTCGCGGCTCTGACGACGCGGCCGGCGGACCTGTTGGGCGTGTCGAGCGAGGTCGGACAAATCGCGCCCGACATGCTGGGCAACGTCATCGTCGCGACGGGGCCGATCTTCGAGAAGGACACGACGATCCTCGACGTGTGGGTCGAAGGTCGCCGCCACCAGATCAACCTGCCCAAGCTCGAAACGCTCGAGGGCACGTGGGAGCTCACGCTCGCCGGCCGATTCCGGCTCGATCTGGCCGTCGATGACAAGGGCAAGGGCACGATCACCGACCCCGTGGCCGAGGTTGCCGAGGGCGAGGACCAGCCCAGCACGAAGGCCGTGCTCGATCGCACCGCCGACACGCTGACGGTGCTATTCGACCACGAGCCGTTCGGCATGCCGGGCGTGTTCACGCTGACGGGCACGGTGGTTGGCGACGAGATGGTGGGCGCGGGCGCCCGGCCGGATGGCGTGGCGTTCGAGTTTACGGGCTCGCGCGCCGCATCCGAGGACGAGGACGAGACCGCGGACGAAGAAGCGATGGACGAGGAAGATGCTGACCTGCCGCCCCAAGACCTGGGCGGATATCCGTTCGGCGCGTACTCGGTCGCTGCGATCCCCGAGCAGGGCTCGGTGCTGATCACCAACGCCACCATCTGGACGGTGAGCGACCGGGGCATCATCGATCGCGGGTGGATTGCGATCAATGACGGCAAGGTCGCCGCGATCGGTCAGGGCGATGCCCCGAGCCGGCGCGATGCGATCGTGATCGATGCCCGGGGCAAGCACGTGACGCCCGGCCTGATCGACGCCCACAGCCACACGGGTACGTGGACGGCCGGGACCAACGAGAGCGGCCAGGCCGTGACCGCCGAGGTGCGCATGGGCGACACGACCGACCCCAACCCCGTGAACTGGTACCGCCAGCTCGCAGGCGGGGTCACGACCGTGAACACGCTGCACGGCTCGGCCAACCCCATCGGCGGGCAGAACGTGATCCAGAAGGTCCGCTGGGGGTCGGTGCACCCGACCGACATGCACTTCGAGGGCGCCAAGCCCGGCATCAAGTTCGCGTTGGGCGAAAACGTGAAGCAGAGCAACTGGGGCAGCACCTTCACCGGTCGCTACCCGCAGACTCGGATGGGCGTGGAGACGCTGATCCGCGACCGGTTCGTCGCGGCGCGTGAGTACGCAGCCAACGGAATGAAGACCGAGAGCGGCCGGACCGACACCGAGCTCGAAGCACTCGCCGAGATCCTTGCGGGCGAGCGGCTGATTCACTGCCACAGCTACCGGCAGGACGAGATCCTGATGCTGTGCCGCGTGGCCGAGGAGTTCGGCTTCAAGATCGGTACGTTCCAGCACGGGCTGGAGTGCTACAAGGTGGCCGAGGCGGTGCGGGAGCACTCGATCGGCGCGAGCCTGTTCAGCGACTGGTGGGCGTACAAGGTCGAGGTGCAGGACGCCATCCCGTACGCCGGCCCCATTCTGCACGAGGCGGGCGTGAACGTCAGCTTCAACAGCGACAGCGACGAGCTCGCGCGGCGGATGAACGTCGAGGCGGCCAAGGCCGTGAAGTACGGCGGGCTGTCGCCCGAAGAGGCGATCAGGTTCGTGACGATCAATCCGGCGATCCAGCTCGCCATCGACGATCGCGTGGGCTCGCTCGAGGCCGGCAAGGACGCGGACCTGGTGATCTGGAGCGGCGACCCGCTCTCGACGATGAGCCGGGCCGAGCGGGTGTACGTGGACGGGCGGGAGTACTTCAGCCTGGAGCAGGACAAGGCCCACCGCGATCGGATCGCCAGCGAGCGTGAGCGGCTGATCCAGAAGCTGATGCGTGAGCAAGCCAAGCTGCCCGAACAGGAAGACGAACCCGAGCCGGAGAACGGAACCGACGAGGCAGAGGACGACGAAGATCCCGGCCGCCGAGGCGTGTACGCGTGGTTCTACGGGCACGACGGACGTGGCGGCGCTGGCGCAAGCCTGTGCGGCGCGTGCGGCGTCATCCCCGCCGAGTACTTCGAGATGATGGAACGGGAGGCCCGCTGA
- a CDS encoding amidohydrolase family protein produces the protein MRTAITTLTTLALAAAGMAQDLTPRGEVPDHPIAITGATIHTMVEGEAPIEDGWVMFEDGEITGVGSGERMFIATTRIIDGTGMHVYPGMIAAITRLGLTEIGSVRAMRDYSETGSVKPEVRAVVAVNPDSTLLPVARSNGILLAGTFPTGGLVSGQAGVIKLDGWTWEDMTANANAGIILNWPSVRDRHRPFGGGQSLSANDVRERIGRIDALFDTAEAYRDARAADPATPVDLRMEAMQSLLPSAEEQTPVIINADSVERIQSAVTWAAGRGLEVIIQGGRDAPLLAELLKKHDVAVIVEGVHNFPRRGDADYDEAFTLPARLDAAGVRWCLAPGNVDENVRNLPYEAAMAVAYGRDLGFDEADAMASITRDAAQILGIGDEYGTIEAGKSATLILTDGTPLEMTSSIEAAYIDGARVDLSNKQTVLRDRYREKYRRQGIIDDEGN, from the coding sequence ATGCGCACTGCTATCACGACGCTGACGACCCTCGCGCTGGCGGCCGCCGGCATGGCCCAGGACCTCACGCCCCGCGGCGAGGTGCCCGATCACCCGATCGCCATCACGGGCGCGACCATCCACACGATGGTCGAGGGCGAGGCGCCGATCGAGGACGGCTGGGTGATGTTCGAGGACGGCGAGATCACGGGCGTGGGCTCTGGCGAGCGCATGTTCATCGCCACGACGCGGATCATCGACGGTACCGGGATGCACGTGTATCCGGGGATGATCGCGGCCATCACGCGGCTGGGGTTAACCGAGATCGGCTCGGTCCGGGCCATGCGCGACTACAGCGAGACCGGCAGCGTGAAGCCGGAGGTGCGGGCCGTGGTGGCCGTCAACCCCGACTCGACGCTGCTGCCGGTGGCGCGGAGCAACGGCATCCTGCTTGCAGGCACGTTCCCCACCGGCGGGCTCGTGAGCGGGCAGGCGGGCGTGATCAAGCTCGATGGCTGGACGTGGGAGGACATGACCGCCAACGCCAACGCGGGCATCATCCTGAATTGGCCGAGCGTGCGAGATCGGCACCGTCCCTTCGGCGGAGGGCAGTCGCTCTCGGCCAACGACGTGCGCGAGCGGATCGGCCGCATCGATGCGCTCTTCGACACGGCGGAGGCCTACCGCGATGCGCGGGCTGCCGACCCTGCAACGCCCGTCGATCTGCGAATGGAAGCCATGCAGAGCCTCCTGCCCAGCGCCGAAGAGCAGACGCCGGTGATCATCAACGCCGACAGCGTCGAGCGCATCCAGTCGGCCGTGACGTGGGCGGCCGGGCGCGGGCTGGAGGTGATCATCCAGGGCGGCCGTGATGCACCGCTACTGGCCGAACTTCTGAAGAAGCACGACGTGGCGGTCATCGTCGAGGGCGTGCACAACTTCCCGAGGCGCGGCGACGCGGACTACGACGAGGCGTTCACGCTGCCCGCACGGCTCGATGCGGCGGGCGTGCGGTGGTGCCTGGCGCCGGGCAACGTCGACGAGAACGTTCGCAACCTGCCGTACGAGGCGGCGATGGCCGTGGCGTACGGCCGCGACCTGGGCTTCGACGAGGCCGACGCGATGGCGTCGATCACGCGCGACGCGGCGCAGATCCTGGGCATCGGCGACGAGTACGGCACCATCGAGGCCGGCAAGAGCGCGACGCTCATCCTGACCGATGGCACGCCGCTGGAGATGACCAGCAGCATCGAGGCGGCGTACATCGATGGGGCCCGCGTCGACCTGAGCAACAAGCAGACGGTACTTCGGGATCGATACCGCGAGAAGTACCGCCGGCAGGGAATCATCGACGACGAAGGCAACTAG
- a CDS encoding aminotransferase class V-fold PLP-dependent enzyme has translation MAHHGRHQNHLRTPPAADPLARWWIHEPGVTFLNHGSFGGCPQAVLETQAAWRARLEGEPVRFFAEDLFDLIDWVRDDVARFVGCDRGGLVFVPNATTGVATAIHNLIASGQAAEGSQVLLTDHEYPACANNLRNMAGAAGLEVVTAKLPFPGATPQGVVDAVLAAVTERTRIALLSHITSASAMVLPVAELVAELEGRGVRVIVDGAHAPGHVDLDIESLSPSYYAANLHKWVCSPKGSAILWVHPEQRARCRPMILSNLADKPIEGRPHLHTEFDYVGTNDPTSVLAVPAAIRIMAAIATDRHARRYPAKAFDLDPAGLDEAWHQIRTRNHDRAVDGQRTVSNALGTESPAPASMIGCIAMIELPMADADAWGQLSGRPTRYADALQDRLIAGWGIQVPVLHPIASETAGVPRRFVRISAQLFNSPAQYAYLAEALQAELSGERGEAPYTDSAAS, from the coding sequence ATGGCACACCACGGACGGCATCAGAACCACTTGCGCACGCCTCCGGCGGCCGACCCGCTGGCACGCTGGTGGATTCATGAGCCCGGCGTGACCTTCCTCAACCACGGATCGTTCGGCGGGTGCCCGCAGGCGGTGCTCGAGACCCAGGCGGCCTGGCGGGCGCGGCTCGAGGGCGAGCCGGTGCGGTTCTTCGCCGAAGACCTCTTCGACCTGATCGACTGGGTCCGCGACGACGTGGCCCGGTTCGTTGGATGCGACCGGGGCGGGCTGGTGTTCGTCCCGAACGCGACGACCGGGGTCGCCACCGCGATCCACAACCTCATCGCCAGCGGGCAGGCGGCCGAGGGCAGCCAGGTGCTGCTGACCGACCACGAGTACCCGGCGTGCGCGAACAACCTCCGAAACATGGCCGGAGCGGCGGGGCTGGAGGTCGTGACGGCGAAACTGCCCTTCCCGGGCGCGACGCCGCAGGGTGTGGTCGACGCGGTGCTGGCGGCCGTGACCGAGCGCACGAGGATTGCGCTGCTCAGCCACATCACGAGCGCCAGTGCCATGGTGCTTCCGGTTGCCGAGCTCGTGGCAGAGCTGGAAGGCCGCGGCGTCCGCGTAATCGTTGATGGCGCGCACGCGCCGGGTCACGTCGACCTCGACATTGAGTCGCTCTCGCCGAGCTACTACGCGGCGAACCTGCACAAGTGGGTGTGCTCGCCCAAGGGCTCGGCCATCCTGTGGGTACACCCCGAGCAGCGGGCAAGGTGCCGGCCCATGATCCTGTCGAACCTCGCGGACAAGCCGATCGAGGGCCGTCCGCACCTGCACACCGAGTTCGACTACGTGGGGACGAATGATCCGACGTCGGTGCTGGCGGTGCCGGCGGCGATCCGGATCATGGCGGCAATCGCGACCGATCGGCACGCCCGTCGCTACCCAGCCAAAGCGTTCGATCTCGATCCGGCAGGCCTCGACGAGGCCTGGCACCAGATACGCACACGCAACCATGATCGTGCAGTAGACGGCCAGCGCACCGTGAGCAACGCCCTTGGGACCGAGTCGCCGGCTCCCGCGTCGATGATCGGCTGCATCGCGATGATCGAGTTGCCGATGGCGGATGCGGACGCCTGGGGGCAGCTCTCGGGGCGGCCGACGCGGTACGCCGACGCGTTGCAGGATCGGCTCATCGCCGGCTGGGGCATCCAGGTTCCGGTACTGCACCCGATTGCGAGCGAGACCGCCGGCGTTCCGAGACGTTTCGTGAGGATTTCGGCCCAGTTGTTCAACAGCCCGGCTCAGTATGCGTACCTGGCCGAGGCCCTGCAAGCTGAACTATCCGGCGAACGCGGTGAGGCACCGTATACTGACTCTGCAGCATCATGA
- a CDS encoding cysteine dioxygenase family protein, with protein MSTPQTTCTVTPKLADLVGYLASLRERADLGELERHLAALDLTRHDIAPACVFGTRGYRRNTIARGQWYELLALCWRSGDCTPIHDHEGSSCAFKVIEGRGTEIRYEPTECGKVCPTGRRMLEPGTVCAAEDDDIHQVANMQAKGVDLITLHIYSPPIKQMGTYDFATGEVTQASPDEV; from the coding sequence ATGAGCACGCCCCAAACCACCTGCACCGTGACGCCGAAGCTTGCCGACCTCGTCGGCTACCTGGCGTCGCTGCGCGAGCGGGCCGACCTGGGCGAGCTCGAGCGACACCTGGCGGCCCTCGACCTGACGCGGCACGACATTGCTCCGGCGTGCGTCTTCGGCACGCGTGGCTATCGGCGCAACACGATCGCACGCGGGCAGTGGTACGAGCTTCTGGCCCTGTGCTGGCGGAGCGGCGATTGCACGCCGATCCACGACCACGAGGGCTCGAGCTGTGCGTTCAAGGTCATCGAAGGTCGCGGGACCGAGATTCGCTACGAGCCGACCGAGTGCGGCAAGGTGTGCCCCACGGGCCGGCGGATGCTCGAGCCCGGCACCGTGTGCGCCGCCGAGGACGACGACATCCATCAGGTCGCCAACATGCAGGCCAAGGGCGTCGACCTCATCACGCTGCACATCTATTCGCCGCCCATCAAGCAAATGGGCACGTACGACTTCGCAACCGGCGAGGTGACCCAGGCGAGCCCGGACGAGGTCTAA